GCGTTCGTCCGACCGTCAGCGATCAGTCCCTCGAGCGTAGTCTCCGTCACGTTCACTGGTATCGAGTGGTCGTATAAAAGGAATGTCCCCGACGGACGGACAGTCGACTATTCGTATCACCAGTGTTTCACAGCGGCGCGACGAACGTATAGACTGTCGCGTACGCGAGCAGCGCAACCGTGACGGCCCCAACGGCTGTCAGTGCCCTCTCGAGCAGCGGGCTGGCCGCGGGAATCGGCACGGAGCGGCCGCCATCGGCCCGCAGGGCCGTCGTCGACGGGACCCCGCAGCTGACACCGCAGAGGGCACCGACCACCAGGATCGAGAAGACGAAGTGGTACGAGACGGCGAGCGTCGGCGGCGTCGCCGCGAGTGCAACGAGACCGTACGCGACGCCGGCGCCAGCCCGGCGATCGACGAGCGCGAGGGGGGAGCGGTCGGTGAGTCGGCAGACCGCCGCGAGCGCGAGCCAGATCGTGGCGAGTTCGATAGCGAACGCGCCGAGCAGGTGCAGCGTCGGGTCCGCGTGGAGGACGACCCGCGACGCGAGCAGCGACGACTCGAGCGGGTAGAGCCACTCAGGGGGTGAGCCCGTGACGAGGTCGCCCCACGGGTGGGACCAGAGGCCCCAGAGCGCGGCCAGCGCAACTGCGGCCGGCGAGAGCGACGTCCGCCGAGCGGCGACCGCAGCGACGAGGACGCCGCTCGCGGCGAACAGCGCCATGACGAACCCGGAGAGCGGACCGTCGACGACGAGTGCGAGCGCGACGAGACCGGCGAGCAGGCCGCCGCCGACGAGACGGGCGATCCGAGCGCGACTCGAGTCGCGGACGACGAAGAGGGCGAACGCCGGTGCCGCGACGACGCCGACGACAAGTGAGTGGGTGGCCGACCGGTGGACGGCCCGGCTGGCGTCCCAGAAGGCCGCCGGCGCGCCGAGGGAGCCGCCGAGAAGGCGCCAGTCGGCGAGGCCGACGAGCGCGTACGCGACGTCGATGTCCGGAACCGCCGCGAACGCGCCGGCGACGGCGCCGACGAGGAGGGCCCGTCGACCGTTCCAGCCGCGTCGCTCGGCGACGAGCGCCGCAACGGCGAACGCGAGCAGAGCGTGACCGACGAACACGACGTATCGTGTACGTGATGAGTCGGCTTAAGCGACTCGCCCCGGGGGCTGTGCCTGCTCTCGGTCTCCGGCAACGATACAGCGACTCCGAGGCGGGCCCGCTCGTTCGCCGTTGTCGATAAATCTTTGCGAGTGGCTATCGATCACACACTCATGGCTCAGGACGCGTCGAACGAGACAGCCGATGCGCCATCCGTCGACGAACTCACGCCGCCGGACCGAACCCTGATGGGGCCCGGTCCGAGCGACGTCCACCCGCGCGTGCTGCGCGCGATGAGTACGCCGCTCGTGGGACACCTCGATCCCTCGTTCATCGAGATCATGGACGAGGTCCAGGAACTATTGCGCTACACCTTCCGAACGGACAACCGGTGGACCATCCCGGTCTCGGGAA
This portion of the Halopiger aswanensis genome encodes:
- a CDS encoding metal-dependent hydrolase, giving the protein MFVGHALLAFAVAALVAERRGWNGRRALLVGAVAGAFAAVPDIDVAYALVGLADWRLLGGSLGAPAAFWDASRAVHRSATHSLVVGVVAAPAFALFVVRDSSRARIARLVGGGLLAGLVALALVVDGPLSGFVMALFAASGVLVAAVAARRTSLSPAAVALAALWGLWSHPWGDLVTGSPPEWLYPLESSLLASRVVLHADPTLHLLGAFAIELATIWLALAAVCRLTDRSPLALVDRRAGAGVAYGLVALAATPPTLAVSYHFVFSILVVGALCGVSCGVPSTTALRADGGRSVPIPAASPLLERALTAVGAVTVALLAYATVYTFVAPL